The genomic region ATTACTAGAACTTTCTGAATCAGGATGCGAAGGGACTATAATTGGTAAAGCCATTTATGAAGGGCGAATCAGTTTAAAGCAATTAGAGAATTATATTTTGAATGATGGACAGTGATGAGTAATTAGGATTTAGACCGTTTCGTGGTTAGAAATTAGAAACGAAAGAAGAGGTTCGAAGAAGTATGATTCAAAGTATATTATGCTGAATGCTTAAATTTGAATTATCAACTCGGGAAATAAGAGGTAGAAATTAAGAATCAGGATGGAGGTTTAATTTATTTTTTGATTTGTAAACCGTAAATTCTTCAATGATAATTACTTCTAAACTACTAATTTTAGTGGCTTTGACAGATATGACGTAAACATGTCGTATGCATGACGCAAGCATTTTTAACCACTCAATATAGATTTGCTGAAACATTTAAATTTGTAATTATGAAAAACAGCAAACTCTCAGAATGAGTAACCGAGTTACGCAACCGAAAAGGGTTTTCACAGGAAGTTTTAGCCGAAGATTCAGGATTAAGTCTGCGAACAATCCAGCGTATCGAAAACGGTGAAACGACGCCGCGAGGCGATACCTTACAGCGAATAGCAAAAGGACTGGGAGTTACTTCTGAAGAACTTATCGATTGGAAACTTGAAAAAAATGACAGCTATTTAGCACTCCTAAATATCTCTGCTTTAAGTTTTATAATTTTTCCTCTTCTTGGAATTTTAATTCCACTGATGATGTGGATTTCTCAGAAAAATAAAATTGATGGAATTGATAGGAACAGCAGGGAAATTTTGAATTTTCAAATCACCTGGAGCTTATTTTTATTCCTTTCTATAATTGGATATATCGGAGGTAATTTTTATCGAGTGTATCAATCTAGTGTGATTTCTCCTTCTTTATTAATTAACCCCTTATTTTTGTGGATAAGCGTTTTGATACTTTATTTTCTTAATCTATTCTTGGTAATTATGAATTCTGTAAGGTTAAAATCGGGAAAAAATGTAGCTTATTTTTTAGGAATTCCTTTTCTACGATAGTTAACCATTTTAAAAAAAGTGAAACCTAAGAACTCTAAAATTACTTCTTTTCTATTTTTTACTAAAAGCTAACTGCTTATTGCTAAAAATCTCCCACTTTTTCTTATGTTCCCAAAAAATATTAGATGAAATTCAACAAAATAGCCTGTGTCGATTATACTAAAATGAATAAAGAAGCTATTACAGAGCTTCAGGAATATTCTGAAGAAGAAATAATTCATCCTGATGATTTCCCGGAAACCGATGAAGAGATTCTTGAGCGAATTGGTGATGCTGAGGTAATTTTTGTTTCCTGGAAAACTCAAATTACAAAAGAAATAATCCAAAAATGTCCTAATCTTAAGTATATCGGGATGTGTTGTAGCTTGTTTGACGATGCTTCTGCAAATGTAGCCGTTGATTATGCTCGCGAAAATGGAATTACTGTAACCGGAATTTTTGATTACGGGGATCCCGGGGTGGCAGAATTCGTAATTTCAGAATTGATTATGCTTATTCACGGCTATGCCGAAAAACAATGGAAAGATATCCCTCAAGAACTTACCGATCTTAAAATTGGTATTATTGGTCTGGGAGTTACCGGGCAGCTTTTAGCGGATTGTTTACTGCCTTTTGGCGCCGATTTGTATTATTATAGTAAAAGTAGAAAACCCAACTACGAGAAAAAAGGCGTGAAATATCTAAAGCTTAACGAATTGCTGGAAACAGTAGCTGTTATTTCTATTCATCTACCTAAAAACCTTGAGATTCTGCAACAGGAACACTTTGAAAAATTTGGTGTAGGTAAAATTTTGATTAATACTTCTCTAGGAGTTCCATTCGACTTGGATGCTTTTCGAAACTGGATAAAATCGACATCAAATTTTGCAATTTTTGATGGGGATGCAAAAAAAGATGTGCCACAGGAAATGCAGGAAAGAAAAAATGTGGTTATCGGAAAGAAAAGTGCAGGCTGGACAGAGAAAACTCAACAGCGACTTTCAAAAAAGGTTCTGAACAACTTCAAAGAATATCTTCAGGAAAAATAATGTAACTATTGTTACAGGCAGTTTTCTTAATTTCTGGTTTATTTGTACAAAATAAGAATATGAACTGGATTTTAGAACCCTGGCCATGGTATGTTTCGGGGCCATTGATTGCACTTACCATGTTTCTACTCATTTTTATGGGGCGACAGTTTGGGATGTCTTCCAACCTTCGAACCATGTGCAGTATGTGTGGTGCCGATAGGAAGGCAGATTTTTTTGATTTTGATTGGAAAGCCCAACAGTGGAATTTATTAGTAGTACTTGGGGCCGTAATAGGTGGTTTTATCGCTCATTTTTATTTAAGTGATGCTCCTACAACAGTAGCGATTTCTTCAGAAACTATTCAGGATTTAAACAATCTTGGGTTTGAAAGTGCGGGAAATGCTTATCTACCAACCGAATTATTTTCGACTTCTGTTTTTTCAGAACCGCTTACAATAGTATTGCTTTTAATTGGTGGAGTTTTAATTGGTTTTGGAGCGAGATATGCCGGAGGTTGTACTTCAGGACACGCCATTTCAGGATTAAGTAACTTGCAAATACCGTCTTTAATTGCCGTGATCGGTTTCTTTATTGGTGGTTTAGTAATGATACACTTTTTATATCCATTAATATTTTAAAAGATGAGACAGATAGGATTTTTAGTGATAGGAATAGTTTTTGGAATCGTAATGTTTAAATCTGAAGCTGCATCCTGGTTCAGAATTTATGAGATGTTTAAATTCCAGTCATTCCATATGTATGGGATTATAGGGTCGGCGTTATTCTTGGGTGTTATCGGTGTTCAGGTTATCAAAAAAAAGAATTTAAAGTCTTTTTTTGGTCAACCGATAAATTTTGTTCCTAAAGATAAAAGTTTTAGCCGCTATATGTTTGGTGGCATTATTTTTGGCCTTGGTTGGGCATTAGCCGGTGCATGTCCAGGACCAATTTATGTGTTAGCCGGAGCAGGGTACTGGCCAATATTGGTGGTTTTTGCTGGTGCAATGCTGGGAACATTTTTGTACGGATTACTTCGCAATAAATTACCGCATTAAGATTAAATATGAATGTGGTTTTACAGCAATTAGTTCCCTACGGCTAATTGCTGTTTTTATTTAGTGGAAATTTAAAGTTTAATATTACAGCGCTTTGTGGTTGAAACCCTCAACCAAATTCAGGTTTAAAACATTAGTTACAAGTTGTTTAGAATACTAAAGATATTCAGATTTAAATGTTTAAAAATTCAAATAAGCTCATTTTTGCTCCTTTTCGGGATAAAAGTCGGGCAAAGTGATATGATATTTTACCGCAAGTAATCTTAAGATAATTACGGTGAGTGAAGTGACCAGATAAGTAACATCGGTATTAATATCTTGATCGTGCATAATCACGAAAATGAGTCCGCCTACCAGGCATGCCGTTGCATAGATTTCTTCTTTTCTAAAAATCACCGGAATTTCGTTACATAAAATATCCCTAATTACTCCGCCAAAAGCACCGGTCATTCCTCCTAAGGCAATAGAAATTATGGGATCCAGTTCGTTCCTAATTCCAATTTCTACACCGGTGATTGTAAATACACCAAGCCCAATAGTATCGAACAGAAACAGGGATTTCTTAAGATGGTTTAGGTAATTTCTAAATAAAATAGCTAACATGGTAACTACGCTAATCAAATAAATATAAAGCGTATTTTCCATCCAGGTAACCGGAGTGTTTCCAATTAAAACATCGCGTAAAGTTCCACCACCAATGGCAGTCACAAAGGCAATGATAAAAATGCCAAAAAGATCCAGCCTGCGGTTCATCGCAGATAATGCTCCGGAAATTGCGAAAGCTGCTGTACCAAGAATATCAAGTATGTTAAACAGGCTAAATTCCATTATTGGCAAAGGTAAATTTATTGTTTTAAATTTGTCGACATGCCATAAGTAATTCTTTGTGTTTTTAAAGGCTAATATGCTGCAACTATTGGCATATAGTAAATCTATATACGATTTACTGTAAGTTTTTAATTGAAGTTACTATTTTTACAGTTGGAAATTAAGAATAAGATTTAGACAATATATGAGCGAGACTATCGAAAAAATTAAGTGTTTGATTATAGGATCTGGTCCTGCCGGATATACCGCAGCCATTTATGCTGCCAGAGCAGATTTAAAACCCATTATGTATACTGGTATGGAACCTGGCGGGCAGTTAACAACGACTACCGAAGTTGATAACTTTCCTGGCTACCCAGAGGGTATTGATGGTCCGGCTATGATGATGGATTTGCAAAAACAAGCAGAGCGTTTTGGTACTGAAGTTCGTATGGGAATGGTTACCGAAGTTCAATTTAGCAAAGAGGTTGGTGGTATCCATAAAGCGTGTATTGATAATTCTAAATGGGTAGAAGCAGAAACTGTAATTATTTCTACTGGTGCTACCGCTAAATATTTAGGATTGCCGAGTGAACAAAAATTAAGAGGAGGCGGAGTTTCGGCTTGCGCGGTTTGCGACGGATTTTTTTATAAAAACCAGGATGTAGCCATTGTTGGTGGTGGAGATACTGCTGCAGAAGAAGCAACTTATTTAGCCAATATTTGTAAGAAAGTGACTATGTTGGTTAGAAAAGATGAGATGAGAGCGTCTAAAGCGATGCAACACCGTGTAAATAATACCAAAAATCTTGAAGTTAGGTATAATACGGAAGTAGATGAAGTTATTGGCGATCAGGTGGTAGATGGATTAAGAATGGTGAACAACAAAACCGGAGAAAAAGAAGAAATCGCTATTACCGGGCTATTTATCGCTATTGGTCATAAACCGAATACCGATATTTTTAAAGGCCATTTGGATATGGATGATACCGGTTATTTAATTACTAAAGGAAAATCAACAAAAACAAATATCCCAGGAGTATTTGCTTCAGGAGATGTGCAGGATAAAGAATATCGCCAGGCCATTACTGCAGCAGGAACAGGTTGTATGGCTGCTATGGATGCTGAACGTTATTTAGCTGAGATCGAAACCAGTGAAGAAGAAGAAAAAGAAGTTACTGCCTAAGTGTAGTAAGCTTACTCATAATTATCAGAAAGGCCGGATAAAAATCCGGCCTTTCTATTTATATGTTTCAAACTAAATATTAAAATTCAGCTTTCTTTAAAATTGCTTCTCCTGTAAATTTCTCAATTTCAATTTTAGGAGTATTAAATATGGTAGTTTCACTTCGATCTTCTGCAATTATACTAAGATTGTCAGTGACTGAAATTTCGTTTTTAGAACGACCTTCAGCGATTAGCTTAGCATTAGTTGTTGTTAGGTTTTTACCTTTAAAAGTGCTGGTGTGTTCTGTTCTTAATTGAAAATCCGCTACCGTTCCTTCAATTTCAGCATCAGAACGTTCATAGTTGTCTAACTGGAAAACAGGAGCATTAACAAGTGCCTTTATTTTACTACTTCCATTTAACTGAAAATATGCATTTTTGGCTTCAAGGTTCAGTTCAACCTTAGCATCCTCATTATTACGAAGTTTAAAATTAGACACGTTAAGCGTTAAAAAAAGTTTGGATTTACCAGATGTTTCTATCTCAAGATCAGATAAATTAAGACCTTTTGAAGCATCTAATTCGGCATTTTCTCCAAGTTTGATTTTTGTAACGGTTTCAGGAAATTCAATTTTCATTTCCTGTCTTTTAGAGCGTTTAATCTCTTTAGCTGCTTTGATAAATAGTACGCCATCTACAACATCCGTACGGATGAGATCGTGAAGATTTTCATCGGCTTCAACTTCAGCGAAAGCTGAATTTCCCCGGGTTAAGCTTACTTTAAAATCTCCTGTAATATTGATTTCCGTAAAATTATCAAGATTTCTTTTCTTGTTAATTACATTTCGGTTTCCTACGACCTGTGCTTGTGTTACAAATGCGACTAAAAGGAGTAAAAGACTAATACTTTTTTTCATAATTCTTTATTTGATTCAATTTAGCAATATCAAAAAGAACGCCATAAAATTGAATGTATTGGAAACTAAAATACGAAATAATAAGCTGAAAAAAATAAAAGCTCATAAAGCGGCCTAGGGTCATCTATATTTTGTTTAAAAACTCACTTTGTTGATAATTACATTCTATTTTATTGGAAATGTCAATGATTTTTTCTTTTTGTCGTGCAATCTCCAATTGTGGAGAAAGCACGAGCATAAGAAAACTGATGATTACATTTAAAAGACTAATCATGATTGGTTAGTTTTGATTGATGGTTGAGCTTAGTTAATTGTTATTTAAACACCGTTATTGGTCTTAGAAACCGGCGCATCAAAATCGTCTGATGCGTCGGTTGGTTCTTCGGTGGATGTAGTATCTTTTTCTATCCTGTTTTTTTGATCCTCTAAATACTTTTCTTCTTGCGCAGTAGTATTAAAAGTATCTTCATTTGAATCGAAAACATCTTCATCCTCTTCTATGACTTCTATTGGACAGTCCTGACAAACTGCTCGATTTTCTTCAACTTTTAGTAGATGTCCTTCTTGTCCATTTTGTAAGATATCATCTGAAGAGTAACTATTTCTATGATAATAGTAGGTATTTTCATTAGCAATAAAGAAGCTTCCTTCTGGTAGCCATAAGGTCATATCTATTTCCTGATCTCTAGCCAAAAGCTCATCTCTAATCAGAAAATAAGAGTCTAAATAAAGCGTGTTTCCATCTGTTTTAAACTGATAATCTATATTTTCAGCTCTTTTTTTAGCATCCAATACACTTTTACCTTCGGCTGATTTTATAATTTCTAAT from Zunongwangia profunda SM-A87 harbors:
- a CDS encoding DUF4870 domain-containing protein, producing MDWKLEKNDSYLALLNISALSFIIFPLLGILIPLMMWISQKNKIDGIDRNSREILNFQITWSLFLFLSIIGYIGGNFYRVYQSSVISPSLLINPLFLWISVLILYFLNLFLVIMNSVRLKSGKNVAYFLGIPFLR
- a CDS encoding D-isomer specific 2-hydroxyacid dehydrogenase family protein gives rise to the protein MKFNKIACVDYTKMNKEAITELQEYSEEEIIHPDDFPETDEEILERIGDAEVIFVSWKTQITKEIIQKCPNLKYIGMCCSLFDDASANVAVDYARENGITVTGIFDYGDPGVAEFVISELIMLIHGYAEKQWKDIPQELTDLKIGIIGLGVTGQLLADCLLPFGADLYYYSKSRKPNYEKKGVKYLKLNELLETVAVISIHLPKNLEILQQEHFEKFGVGKILINTSLGVPFDLDAFRNWIKSTSNFAIFDGDAKKDVPQEMQERKNVVIGKKSAGWTEKTQQRLSKKVLNNFKEYLQEK
- a CDS encoding YeeE/YedE family protein, with the protein product MNWILEPWPWYVSGPLIALTMFLLIFMGRQFGMSSNLRTMCSMCGADRKADFFDFDWKAQQWNLLVVLGAVIGGFIAHFYLSDAPTTVAISSETIQDLNNLGFESAGNAYLPTELFSTSVFSEPLTIVLLLIGGVLIGFGARYAGGCTSGHAISGLSNLQIPSLIAVIGFFIGGLVMIHFLYPLIF
- a CDS encoding YeeE/YedE family protein, with the protein product MRQIGFLVIGIVFGIVMFKSEAASWFRIYEMFKFQSFHMYGIIGSALFLGVIGVQVIKKKNLKSFFGQPINFVPKDKSFSRYMFGGIIFGLGWALAGACPGPIYVLAGAGYWPILVVFAGAMLGTFLYGLLRNKLPH
- a CDS encoding trimeric intracellular cation channel family protein, with product MEFSLFNILDILGTAAFAISGALSAMNRRLDLFGIFIIAFVTAIGGGTLRDVLIGNTPVTWMENTLYIYLISVVTMLAILFRNYLNHLKKSLFLFDTIGLGVFTITGVEIGIRNELDPIISIALGGMTGAFGGVIRDILCNEIPVIFRKEEIYATACLVGGLIFVIMHDQDINTDVTYLVTSLTVIILRLLAVKYHITLPDFYPEKEQK
- the trxB gene encoding thioredoxin-disulfide reductase, producing MSETIEKIKCLIIGSGPAGYTAAIYAARADLKPIMYTGMEPGGQLTTTTEVDNFPGYPEGIDGPAMMMDLQKQAERFGTEVRMGMVTEVQFSKEVGGIHKACIDNSKWVEAETVIISTGATAKYLGLPSEQKLRGGGVSACAVCDGFFYKNQDVAIVGGGDTAAEEATYLANICKKVTMLVRKDEMRASKAMQHRVNNTKNLEVRYNTEVDEVIGDQVVDGLRMVNNKTGEKEEIAITGLFIAIGHKPNTDIFKGHLDMDDTGYLITKGKSTKTNIPGVFASGDVQDKEYRQAITAAGTGCMAAMDAERYLAEIETSEEEEKEVTA
- a CDS encoding GIN domain-containing protein — translated: MKKSISLLLLLVAFVTQAQVVGNRNVINKKRNLDNFTEINITGDFKVSLTRGNSAFAEVEADENLHDLIRTDVVDGVLFIKAAKEIKRSKRQEMKIEFPETVTKIKLGENAELDASKGLNLSDLEIETSGKSKLFLTLNVSNFKLRNNEDAKVELNLEAKNAYFQLNGSSKIKALVNAPVFQLDNYERSDAEIEGTVADFQLRTEHTSTFKGKNLTTTNAKLIAEGRSKNEISVTDNLSIIAEDRSETTIFNTPKIEIEKFTGEAILKKAEF